The genomic stretch ttagaataaatttatcacatgtaaattaatttagtGTTTTCCGTGATATTAAATCTATGTATCATTGTTTTGCTTACTGTGATTGATggcaatagaaaaattaaaaaaatggccTTTCTATATTTCATTTAATAATTAATGCAAGGAATGAGAGTCTTTTATATACCCTCCAGAGTATTATGAAAACACACACATATGATACACGCGATAATTTTAGATTATTATGAGATTCCATATATCGCGATAATCAAATATATGACATTTATCAATCGATCACGACGAAGATTATGTTGGAGGGGGAGAAaatccaaataaataaatattctttACTTCCTCGTCTTGAAGAAAGATAGACTAGCGAAGGAAATGGGGTCTTGCAAAacgtccttttctcttttaggaaaattccaaatgagggttttctttttgttaaaaaataaaaatttgaaatgtcatcattttcacaaatgaaggtttaaagtgaattttatttcaaataaaggcatgaaatgATCGTGACtgttttaaataaaagcataaCCTCGCCGGCCAGCTAAATATTCTAGCCGGTCAAGAGCATTTTGGTCCAAAGACAATTTTAACTTAAACTttgattaaattagattaaaaattaaaaaagacaaaagcttcttaaaaaaaaaaaaaaaaaaaaaaaaaggagagggtcACGGCCCTCTCCCGACTCTGGCGAGGGCCAAGGCCCTTGTCCCTGGTTGGCGGTCGCTGGCCCTCCCCGAAGAGCAGTGAGCACCACCATATGCTGGAGGTTACAGTTACTGATAATAGTCAGCGTAGCAAATGACTCAAAACCAGCTCCTTTCGGCAAGTCCAAAACATCTGCAGCCACCAGAGACATCATTCGAAGACCGCTGGTTGCGATAAGCTCGCCAAGTTCCTACAGAGAGATCGACCCAAGAGTTAAAACCATCAATTTTTCAGCGGACTCCAGAAGGGGGCTATGCATTCCCCTTCGTTTGATTCGATTTGAATTCGACATTCTTGGTCGAATTCCGACACGATAAGTTCAGACCGAGGATTCGAGATTGAAATTCTCAGTCAATGTCATCATCCTCCCTGCTTGAATTGTGAGACTCTTATTATACTTGACAAAGAACTTAAAGAACGGACATTGCAATTGCAACTATTGCTCAAGAATGACATCTCAGTTTGCACATCAGAACCCATCAATCGAATAGATAAAATCCGCTATGCCTTCATCAAATGATGGTGAAGCACAAGAACCTCTCTTTATTTGTATCCCATCCCCATTTCCAGTTCCAATTCCAATTCCTAGTCCTTCTCTACCATTTGCCCTGCCAAATCCTCTAAACAAGAATCCATGTGATCGCcattgaaatgaaagaaagCAGCTAGGAACTCACCGCGCAGAGCCGTGGCAAGGATCAACAAGACACCCAGTTCTTATGGGTGCTAATCAGGGCCGACACGAGCCCCGCGGACGACAACAAAAGCGGGGCCGACAGCCGCCCCTTCCCGTCCCTGATGTCGGCCAAAGCCATCAATCCGTCAGCCAGGTCCTGAACCAcggacatcttcttcatcaacttCTTCTCCCTCAGCTTCCTCAATTTCAACTCTTCCTCCTTGGGATTAATCCCCCTCGACGTCGCGATCTCGATGCTCGACTCGACGCACGCCTCGTCCTCCCGCAACCTCCTCAAATCCCTAATTTTCAGATTCACGCTGCCGATGTAGCCGACGAACTCCGCCCACGCGCTGATCTTCGACAGAACACGCGAGTGGCGGCCATCGATGAGGCCGGATTTCGCCAACCAGACGAACTGCTCGACGAAGTAGTATATCCCCTCGCCGCCGTAGGCGATGAGGGAGAGGATCAGGTCCTGCCCGGAGTCGAGGTGCGAGGCTCGGAAGGCGTTCACGTCCTGGACGAACTTGCCGACCCGGAAGGCCTTCCGGCTCAGGCCGACGCTGGACTCGAAGCCCTTGAGGCGGCGATGGAGGGGTAGGGTTTCGGgcaggagggaggaggagaggatGATCTTCGCGGCGTACCTGGAGATTTTGAGGACCTTGTCGACGCCGTCTCGCTTGGCGAGGTAGGCCTCGAGGTGGAGGAGGAAGTCCCTGTCTCTGGTTTTGCTCGTGGCCGTCGCGGCCGGGTTTTTGGTGGTGGTCGGGGACGGATCGAGCGGGGGTGGAGCTCGAGACGTCGGTGGTTCCATGGAGTTGCAGAGAGATAGACAGAGAGAAGGAAAGCGATCCGACCGAACCGGCAGAGAAAGAGACACATTAAATGACGGCGCTTTAGGACTAATTCTCCGGAAGTCCCACGCGCTTAGAAGTGGTGGGAATTGGACGCGCTCAGTATTCCACCGTAATGCCCTCTTGCGGTAGGGTTAATTatcaaattttgagaattaagTGCATTAACAATTGAAATTTATTCGTCCTCCAACAAatgaaattttgagaattagGTGTAAATCCTTTATATAGGAAATGTGACTAAAATTTAATCAGATGCTAAAACTATATGAGGAAGCACAATCAAGTCCTACATCTTTTGATTGATgcaataaaatctaaaaaatctattgaaaagtgaaattaaatcataaatgtatcgagaaaagtgaaatttaATATTGCAATGTAGGCAACTTTCATGGACTTTTCCATGAAAACTTCGATATTGTTCATTAAGGGACTTGATTGTAGATTTAGACTTGGCCGATATGATCCAAAAGTTTAGAAGTGATTTGCATTTCATTGATAAAATTCAAGGACTTCAAATGAATATTTCTCTTCGTGTATGTTTAAGTATTCATTGGCAAGAGGAAAATCAAAGTGCATAAACTTGAGTTCAAATTGATATGTCCACCTCAAACCTAACTAGAGTTCACAATTTTAGTTAATGAGATTGACATTTTAGACCTTGGTCACACCATTCATACTTTGATTGCCCTCCAACTTAAGAGATTGTGCTTGAAGGTGAATTagtcatcaaaagaaatatattttcttcctttatatACAAATTACATTGCAAACACGTGTCTGTCGGGCAAGCCCATCACCCTTCGTGTGTAAGCATGAAGGGGCcgtaaaaaatttagggatgagCATGGCTCCATATAAAACCTGTCTGATTCCAGGTTCCTAgtgtatgcggggtaggttgcatgttccaaaaattaatGAATCTATTCCGAAGAGTTGGTTCCGAGCTTCGGGTAGCATAATCTAGAACTTGAAataagtttttatgtttttctaaGTATATATTTTCGCGCGATCCTGCAGTTCTATGGCGTCCGATGATAAGTGTGTAGTCCGTAATCACTAGTCGAAGCTTTCATTTCCGACAATATGTATaattgagactttttttttgttttgttaatatATCATATCATTTTagtgtctaaatatgaattgtggtTGGTGGATTGTAATGGGCTAGCAGCAAGTAATGTTAATTAAATGTGATGATTCACTACAATCATTCAATTGAGAATATAGATAAACTTGAGTAGACCCTCGAACCTTAAAACCTGTGATGTGGTAGGTTTCACGTTTCAAGATATGTAGGGTAGATTTCAAGGAACGAAAAGCCTATTCCGATGGGTAGGTTTCATGTGAATTTTgtatggaacctaaaaccaTTCATAcctataaaaaaattttctttgttgGGATGACACTTGAGTTGGGTTTTATGTGAGTAGCTCGGGTTCAACTCGACCATTGCTCGAGTTCCACTCCCTTGATTCTACTCAAGCACCTTACCGAGTCGAGCTCAACTCGCCAAATACTTTTCTCAATGAGCTGGAGAGCTTAATCGAGCTGCTACTATTATTACTTTTCTTTCTCAAATCATTCAGAACATAAGCAAAATTTGATCCAAAAGTTCTCTCAAAACTACGTGATATGCTCGTTATACCGTAGCTTTTTGAGAAAGCTCAAGCTCTTTTGTAAACCAATCGAAATAGATCTCAACTTTTATATTCGAGCATAACTTCCAATGCTCAATCGAGCTCGAGCCAAGTTTCCGAGCACAGAAATGCGAATTGAGCCGAGCTCAAATTTGGCGCGGTATTCGATCTGAGTCGCTTTTGATTGTACCCCCAGGTGAAGTAGAAAGCACGAAACTCTTGGGCATGACACTGTGACCCCATGACGTTCTCCGAGCTTTGGCATAATACGATCAGTTCGGGGAGTCTAGAGTAATTAGACGTGGGTCGCGGGAAGGGGGACTCTCTCAACGGAGGCGGCGTGTAATTTGGAAGCAAGCGCAGCCCGCGTGGCTGTGGATAAGCCAAAATTATCGGAAGCATGGTGGAGTGTGCCTTCCATCCTATCATTGTTATGCGTGCCTTCcttgtctttaaaaaaaaacgaaaaaaaaaaaaaaaaacttatcgtACTGGCCGATAGGCATCCGACCCTACCGGTAAAGAGATTGGGGGTAAGGACGTTAGTATCATTGGTGTAGATTTCAATTCTCGCGCTCTGCAAAGAGGCATAACAAAAGTAGAGAGaagagagttagagataggatagacaaaaaaacaaaaaaaaaaaatatgctctAATGGCGTTGCGTAGCGGCAAGCTCTGACTTTGGGctaaaattaccgaaaaaaatCTCAGACTTTGGATCTAATTATGGCCATAAACTTGAACTCCAACCTTTCCGAAGTACAAATAGATACAAAATGAGCACGATCATAAATAAATTATGTGATTCGGAGGCTTAGTCGATCCCAAAGAAGCTACACTTTCTTAGAATGAAAGGGTTTTCCTTTAAAATGAAATACGATACTCAACTTGAGATTCAAAATATCTCAAGTACACACAATTAAAAGttaattagattatttttttagtcTAAAAATAGTCATCAATTTTCGCTCTAGTCTTAAATTTGTCCACTAATCCAAAATTCACTATTGATTTTTTCAAGATTATAAATGTTAGAATGCTGCTATTGTGCCATACTAATGTAAGGGTTTTAAAGAAAACGTAAGTTCTGACAATAGACATCTACCTGGCCCTCATGTTGAAAATTCTGAAGAAGCTAGTGCGAATTCTTGGGTGGGTTGGCAGACTTCCGAATAGGGTGAATGTTCTgctatttttttggacaaaagttgggggcagaaatttgaattggtcataaaatcaatttttttttttttgaattaatatcacgaaagaCCGTAAATCGATACAtcggtgataaatttatcccaaactattattttgatcatgaaaaaccccaaatcggtatacttatgacaaatttacccaaaattggTATATCGGTgccaaatttatcctccattagttttcgctAAATTTAACCGTCAAGTTGTTAAGTTAGATGGCATGTGACAGTTCATGGGTATACCACTTTAGGGTTTTCACCCtttgtttgtcataggtgtatcaatttgagatttttcgtgatattaacctaatttaacaaagggtaaatttgtcacaaatgtatcaatttgagatttttcgtggtcaaaaaaattagtttagggtaaatttgtcactgggGTAtgagtttaaggtttttgattgtcaaaaaaatagtttggagtaaatttatcacaagtgtacatgtttggggtttttcgtggttaaaaaaaatttggggtaaatttgtcatggaagtaccattttgagatttttcgtggcattaatcCTTTTTTTCAAAGGAATTAGGCCCTCAAATGTCATGTCcaaacaatcaattttgacaACTTCTTTTGAGGACGACTAtgtacaaaatttcttttttgggataTGTGCATtataagtcataaaacttgtcgcaaatgtgcaatcaagtcataaaacttatctaATTAATGCAAtcgaatttttttgttaatgctGTCAACTTGTTAAATGAAAAATGCTGACttgatattttaaaattaatttatttctcctacatggcattttttatttcctttttaaaatttattttaaactaattaaaaactaagaaaaggctaaattttagttttaaaaagaaaaaaaaagaggaagagcagCTAGAGCAGGGCCTTACCAGTGAGGCTAGGCCGCGGCCGCAGCCCATCACTGGAGATCGCCGACCCTAGCCGAGGGTGACCGGCCGTCGCCAGCCCCGGGTGAGACCTCACCAGCCCGGCTCGCCCAGATCTAGGTTGAGGATATCGCCACAGAGCAACTGAGCAAGCAACTGAGTCCCAAGCGGCATATTAAAGGGGATGGAGTCAATATCGCCGCATTGAATCCCAAACAAGTTCTGTATCCGTGTTTGCGGTTGGACCGCCTGCAGCACTGCATCATGATCAGGTGTAGAATGAACTGTTACGGGAAAAATTACTTCCTCAGGGTTGTCAGCTTCCTCCTTCCATAGCACCTACGCCCCCTTTAATTAATCAGCGAGAGAATGAGGCAAACAAGAATAGAAGGACGATCAGGTGCTTTTGGCCTAGAGTTATTTGACCGTGAAGCAGTTGCTCAATTCTGGGTTTCTAACCCAGACCTGGCTAGATCTGGGCAAGTCGAGCCGATGAGATCTTTCCTGAGTCTGGCGATGGCCGACCACCCCCGGCCAAGGTCGGCGACCTCCGCCGACTCTCCGGCAatggggggcggcggcggcggcccaGCCTCACCGGCGAGACCCTGCTCGAACTGCTCTTCCactctttttttctgttttagTTTTTGCCTTTCAAAACTAAATTATGgccttttcttagttttttaattagtttaaaataaaattttaaaaataaaataacaaaaaatgccacttaagagagagaaattaattttaaaattccATGCCAGCATTTTCTGTTAGATAAGTTGATGGCGTTAACGGAAGACTtcgattgcattaatttgacaagttttaggacttaattgtatttttttgaaagttttatgacttaattatgttttcgagataaattttaggacGTTCAGtgcatatacttttttttttttttttttggtggtcaaactATGTACAAAATTGGCATGCCCATGATTCGCAGCAATTAGAGTCCACGACTTATAATCTGCCACTAGTCGATACCTATTCATCTTAGTAAGAGAAGACGGAGAGAGTATATGATCGTGTACGTCACATACGTCATCGACTAGAAGCCTTTGTGCcatttcggtcaaatcaccTGTCGATTCTTCAACTGAAACTTGCTTTGCCCGACTTGGACCCGGCGACGCCACATCCCAGTGGGCCTGTGGCGATTCTGAATCGGACA from Rhodamnia argentea isolate NSW1041297 chromosome 2, ASM2092103v1, whole genome shotgun sequence encodes the following:
- the LOC115757533 gene encoding peroxisomal membrane protein 11A, giving the protein MEPPTSRAPPPLDPSPTTTKNPAATATSKTRDRDFLLHLEAYLAKRDGVDKVLKISRYAAKIILSSSLLPETLPLHRRLKGFESSVGLSRKAFRVGKFVQDVNAFRASHLDSGQDLILSLIAYGGEGIYYFVEQFVWLAKSGLIDGRHSRVLSKISAWAEFVGYIGSVNLKIRDLRRLREDEACVESSIEIATSRGINPKEEELKLRKLREKKLMKKMSVVQDLADGLMALADIRDGKGRLSAPLLLSSAGLVSALISTHKNWVSC